A single Limanda limanda chromosome 19, fLimLim1.1, whole genome shotgun sequence DNA region contains:
- the ago3b gene encoding protein argonaute-3, translating into MEIGTTDDAEAPALFALPRRPGHGTIGKPIKLLANCFQVDIPKIDVYLYEVDIKPDKCPRRVNREVVDSMVQHFKVTIFGDRRPVYDGKRSLYTANPLPVATSGVDLDVTLPGEGGKDRPFKVSIRFVSLVSWHMLHEVLNGNGVVEPLDLDKPISTNPVHAVDVVLRHLPSMKYTPVGRSFFSSPEGYDHPLGGGREVWFGFHQSVRPAMWKMMLNIDVSATAFYKAQPVIQFMCEVLDIHNIDEQPRPLTDSHRVKFTKEIKGLKVEVTHCGTMRRKYRVCNVTRRPASLQTFPLQLENGQTVERTVAQYFREKYSLQLKYPHLPCLQVGQEQKHTYLPLEVCNIVAGQRCIKKLTDNQTSTMIKATARSAPDRQEEISRLVRSANYEADPFVQEFQFRVRDEMAQVMGRVLPAPMLQYGGRVSSEPFMNRTVATPSHGVWDMRGKQFHTGVEIKMWAIACFATQRQCREEILKSFTDQLRKISKDAGMPIQGQPCFCKYAQGADSVEPMFRHLKNTYAGLQLIIVILPGKTPVYAEVKRVGDTLLGMATQCVQVKNVVKTSPQTLSNLCLKINVKLGGINNILVPHQRPSVFQQPVIFLGADVTHPPAGDGKKPSIAAVVGSMDAHPSRYCATVRVQRPRQEIIQDLASMVRDLLIQFYKSTRYKPTRIIFYRDGVSEGQFRQVLYYELLAIREACISLEKEYQPGITYIVVQKRHHTRLFCADRNERVGRSGNIPAGTTVDTDITHPYEFDFYLCSHAGIQGTSRPSHYHVLWDDNCFTADEFQLLTYQLCHTYVRCTRSVSIPAPAYYAHLVAFRARYHLVDKEHDSAEGSHVSGQSNGRDPQALAKAVQIHHDTLSTMYFA; encoded by the exons ACGACGCTGAAGCCCCGGCCCTCTTTGCGTTGCCACGGCGACCTGGCCATGGCACCATCGGGAAGCCCATCAAGCTTCTGGCCAACTGCTTCCAGGTGGACATCCCCAAAATCGATGTCTACCTGTACGAAGTGGACATCAAACCGGACAAATGTCCCCGGAGAGTCAACAG GGAGGTGGTGGACTCCATGGTGCAGCACTTCAAGGTGACTATCTTTGGTGACCGTCGGCCAGTTTACGATGGGAAGAGAAGCCTTTACACCGCCAACCCACTTCCTGTCGCCACCAGTGGG gtggaTCTGGACGTCACCCTGCCTGGCGAGGGGGGGAAGGACCGCCCGTTTAAAGTCTCCATCAGATTCGTGTCGCTGGTCAGCTGGCACATGCTGCACGAGGTCCTGAATGGAAACGGCGTGGTGGAACCCCTGGACCTGGACAAACCCATCAGCACCAATCCTGTTCACGCCGTGGATGTGGTCCTTCGACACCTTCCCTCCATGAA GTACACCCCCGTCGGacgctccttcttctcctccccagaGGGCTACGACCACCCGCtagggggaggaagggaggtCTGGTTCGGGTTCCATCAGTCGGTTCGGCCGGCCATGTGGAAGATGATGCTCAACATTGATG TGTCGGCCACAGCCTTCTACAAAGCCCAGCCAGTCATCCAGTTCATGTGCGAGGTCCTGGACATCCACAACATCGATGAGCAGCCGCGGCCGCTCACCGACTCCCACCGGGTCAAGTTCACCAAAGAAATCAAAG GTCTTAAAGTGGAAGTGACACACTGTGGAACCATGCGTAGGAAGTACCGAGTCTGCAATGTAACCCGACGCCCCGCCAGCCTCCAGAC GTTCCCGTTGCAGCTGGAGAATGGTCAGACAGTGGAACGCACGGTGGCGCAGTACTTCAGAGAGAAGTACAGTCTGCAGCTCAAGTACCCGCACCTGCCCTGCCTGCAGGTGGGCCAGGAGCAGAAACACACCTACCTGCCCCTGGAG GTGTGCAACATAGTAGCTGGACAGCGCTGCATCAAGAAACTCACGGACAACCAGACGTCCACCATGATCAAAGCAACCGCTCGCTCTGCACCGGACCGGCAGGAGGAGATCAGCCGGCTG GTGCGGAGCGCGAACTACGAGGCCGACCCGTTTGTCCAGGAGTTCCAGTTCCGCGTGCGAGACGAGATGGCTCAGGTGATGGGCCGCGTGCTGCCGGCCCCCATGCTGCAGTACGGCGGCAGGGTGAGCTCTGAGCCGTTTATG AACCGCACGGTGGCCACGCCCAGCCACGGCGTGTGGGACATGAGGGGGAAGCAGTTCCACACCGGAGTGGAGATCAAGATGTGGGCCATCGCCTGCTTCGCCACGCAGAGGCAGTGCAGAGAGGAGATCCTCAA GAGCTTCACTGACCAGCTGAGGAAGATCTCGAAGGATGCTGGGATGCCGATCCAGGGCCAGCCGTGCTTCTGTAAATACGCCCAGGGAGCCGACAGCGTGGAGCCCATGTTCCGACACCTGAAGAACACCTACGCTGGGCTGCAGCTCATCATCGTGATCCTGCCCGGGAAAACACCCGTCTATG CTGAGGTGAAGCGGGTGGGCGACACCCTGCTGGGCATGGCCACCCAGTGCGTTCAGGTGAAGAACGTGGTGAAGACGTCGCCTCAGACCCTCTCCAACCTCTGCCTCAAGATCAACGTCAAACTGGGAGGAATCAACAACATCCTGGTTCCACACCAGCG GCCGTCTGTGTTCCAGCAGCCTGTCATCTTCCTCGGGGCTGATGTCACTCATCCTCCAGCCGGCGACGGGAAGAAGCCATCGATCGCAGCG GTGGTGGGCAGCATGGACGCCCACCCCAGCCGGTACTGTGCCACAGTGCGGGTGCAGAGGCCCAGACAGGAGATCATCCAGGACCTGGCCTCTATGGTGCGAGACCTTTTGATCCAGTTCTACAAATCCACGCGCTACAAGCCGACCAGGATCATCTTCTACAGGGACGGAGTGTCGGAGGGCCAGTTCAGACAG GTGCTGTACTATGAGCTGCTGGCGATCAGGGAGGCTTGCATCAGCCTGGAGAAAGAATACCAGCCGGGGATCACGTACATCGTCGTGCAGAAACGCCATCACACACGCCTCTTCTGTGCGGATCGCAACGAGCGG GTTGGACGAAGTGGAAACATTCCTGCCGGCACCACGGTGGACACAGACATCACCCACCCCTATGAGTTTGACTTTTACCTCTGCAGTCACGCTGGGAtccag GGTACGAGTCGGCCGTCTCACTACCACGTGCTGTGGGACGACAACTGCTTCACCGCCGACGAGTTCCAGCTCCTCACCTACCAGCTGTGCCACACCTACGTCCGCTGCACCCGCTCCGTCTCCATCCCGGCGCCGGCCTACTACGCCCACCTGGTGGCGTTCCGCGCCCGCTACCACCTGGTGGACAAAGAGCACGACAG TGCGGAGGGCAGCCACGTCTCAGGGCAGAGCAACGGCCGGGACCCCCAGGCGCTGGCCAAAGCCGTTCAGATCCACCACGACACATTGAGTACCATGTACTTCGCCTGA